A genomic segment from Gemmatimonadota bacterium encodes:
- a CDS encoding energy transducer TonB: MTEGITASRRTANDRFKEGFPPLFWGSLAAAVIIHFAMFMFWPAAEAANVAFDSLELEAIDLPPEIEIPPPPEQIARPATPVISDVSIDEDITIAPTTFEMNPIENLPPPPSPGEGDISDAPVYTPFEVAPELKNRGDVTRALKRYYPPMLKDAGIGGTTNVWFFIDEGGRVQRTQVNKSSGQKQLDEAALRVADLMQFSPALNRDQKVSVWVSIPITFTVN; the protein is encoded by the coding sequence ATGACGGAGGGCATTACCGCCAGCCGGCGGACGGCAAACGATCGCTTCAAGGAAGGCTTCCCCCCCTTGTTCTGGGGCTCGCTGGCGGCCGCGGTGATCATCCATTTCGCGATGTTCATGTTCTGGCCGGCGGCCGAGGCCGCCAACGTGGCCTTCGACAGCCTGGAGCTCGAGGCGATCGATCTGCCGCCCGAGATCGAGATCCCGCCGCCGCCCGAGCAGATCGCGCGCCCGGCCACGCCGGTGATCTCCGACGTGTCGATCGACGAGGACATCACGATCGCGCCGACGACGTTCGAGATGAACCCGATCGAGAACCTGCCGCCCCCGCCCAGCCCGGGTGAGGGCGACATCTCGGACGCGCCGGTGTACACGCCGTTCGAGGTGGCGCCAGAACTGAAGAACCGGGGTGACGTGACGCGCGCCCTGAAGAGGTACTATCCGCCCATGCTCAAAGACGCCGGCATCGGCGGGACCACCAATGTCTGGTTCTTCATCGACGAAGGCGGCAGGGTGCAGCGCACTCAGGTAAACAAGTCGAGCGGCCAGAAGCAGTTGGACGAGGCGGCGCTCCGGGTAGCCGACCTCATGCAGTTCAGCCCGGCGCTGAACCGAGATCAGAAGGTCAGCGTGTGGGTGTCGATTCCGATTACGTTCACCGTGAACTGA
- a CDS encoding biopolymer transporter ExbD, translating to MAILKKKKRPGGDIPTSSMADIAFLLLVFFLVTTVFEEEKGLRIVLPEKSEEVEVSQKNVLHLTVQPDGIVQVKRGESPQVQPVRSGQISAIWRQEFSRNENLIAAVKTHPEASYRYMIDVLDQLQAAGAERISLQILDQ from the coding sequence ATGGCAATCCTGAAGAAGAAGAAGCGGCCGGGCGGCGACATTCCGACATCGTCGATGGCCGACATCGCCTTCCTCTTGCTCGTGTTCTTCCTCGTGACGACGGTCTTCGAGGAGGAGAAGGGGCTGCGCATAGTGCTGCCCGAAAAGAGCGAAGAGGTGGAGGTTTCCCAGAAGAACGTGCTCCACCTGACGGTGCAGCCGGACGGGATCGTCCAGGTCAAGCGTGGCGAGAGCCCGCAGGTCCAGCCGGTTCGTTCCGGTCAGATTTCCGCGATCTGGCGCCAGGAGTTCTCCCGCAACGAGAATCTGATCGCCGCCGTGAAGACGCATCCGGAGGCATCGTACCGCTACATGATCGACGTGCTGGACCAGCTACAGGCGGCCGGCGCGGAGCGTATCTCCCTCCAGATACTGGATCAGTAA
- a CDS encoding MotA/TolQ/ExbB proton channel family protein, with translation MQDNEYNLLTLFADGGFMMYPLLLCSLIALGVIIAKGYTLWTAHARSRELLERVETLGTQGQFHEAVKVAEETPGPVAAILVSGLRRLLGVGADTHEIENAIRTTGRIELGFLERGLTLLATLANIAPLLGFLGTVIGMIGAFGAIELAGQVEASLVAGGIKIALITTAAGLVIAIPINVSYNWFVSRIDKLILDMEEGTGAVLKIIWGEYGAVPAPAGGASFAAAPAAPPPPSVGPATGGEGTSDTRDF, from the coding sequence GTGCAGGACAACGAGTACAACCTGCTGACCCTGTTCGCCGACGGCGGGTTCATGATGTACCCGCTTCTGTTGTGCTCTCTGATCGCCCTCGGCGTGATCATCGCCAAGGGCTACACGCTGTGGACCGCGCATGCCCGCTCCCGCGAGTTGCTGGAACGAGTCGAGACGCTGGGCACCCAGGGCCAGTTCCACGAGGCCGTGAAGGTCGCCGAGGAAACGCCGGGTCCCGTGGCCGCGATCCTCGTCTCGGGCCTGCGCCGCCTGTTGGGCGTGGGCGCGGACACGCACGAAATCGAGAACGCGATCAGGACCACGGGCCGGATCGAGCTGGGCTTCCTGGAGCGCGGGCTGACGTTGCTCGCGACGCTGGCCAACATCGCGCCGCTGCTCGGCTTCCTGGGCACGGTCATAGGCATGATCGGAGCCTTCGGCGCCATCGAATTGGCCGGCCAGGTGGAGGCGTCTCTGGTCGCCGGTGGCATCAAGATCGCGCTCATCACCACCGCCGCCGGCCTCGTCATCGCGATCCCGATCAACGTCTCCTACAACTGGTTCGTGAGCCGCATCGACAAGCTCATTCTGGACATGGAGGAGGGCACGGGCGCAGTGCTCAAGATCATCTGGGGCGAGTACGGCGCCGTGCCCGCGCCGGCGGGCGGCGCGTCCTTCGCGGCCGCCCCGGCGGCGCCGCCTCCGCCCTCGGTGGGGCCGGCGACGGGCGGCGAGGGAACTTCCGACACGCGGGACTTTTAA
- the cdaA gene encoding diadenylate cyclase CdaA, with protein sequence MPELLERYEFLVPGFWDLAQIVFVALVFYYVLRLLARTRALQMLSGLLVLAGVYFFSRVLDLSLIRYIMEKVFEYGAFAALIVFQPELRSTLARLGQNRMLRIFNRMEVTQVVEEVVEAASRLSRSHVGAIIAIQRDMGLEEYADSGTRVQARVKAELLESIFAPSAPLHDGAVLIAGDTVMAAGVVLPLTQYPVSDRTLGTRHRAAIGLSEETDAIVVVVSEETSQVSLARRGILERNVSSERLRNELVGITLVHAG encoded by the coding sequence GTGCCTGAGTTACTGGAGCGCTACGAATTTCTGGTGCCGGGATTCTGGGATCTGGCCCAGATCGTGTTCGTGGCGCTGGTGTTCTACTACGTGCTGCGCCTTCTGGCGCGCACGCGGGCGCTCCAGATGCTGTCCGGCCTGCTCGTACTGGCGGGCGTATACTTCTTCTCGCGGGTCCTGGACCTGAGCCTGATCCGCTACATCATGGAGAAGGTCTTCGAGTACGGTGCGTTCGCCGCGCTGATCGTCTTCCAGCCCGAGTTGCGCAGCACGCTGGCGCGGCTGGGACAGAACCGCATGCTGCGCATCTTCAACCGCATGGAGGTGACGCAGGTCGTCGAGGAAGTGGTAGAGGCGGCCAGCAGGCTGAGCCGCTCGCACGTGGGCGCCATCATCGCCATCCAGCGGGACATGGGGCTGGAGGAGTACGCGGATTCAGGGACCAGGGTCCAGGCCCGGGTGAAGGCGGAGCTGTTGGAGAGCATCTTTGCGCCCTCCGCCCCCCTCCACGACGGCGCCGTGCTGATCGCGGGGGACACGGTCATGGCCGCGGGAGTGGTGCTTCCGCTGACGCAGTACCCGGTCAGCGACCGCACCCTGGGGACGCGCCACCGGGCCGCCATCGGCCTCTCCGAAGAGACCGACGCCATCGTCGTGGTGGTCAGCGAGGAGACGTCCCAGGTGTCTCTCGCGCGCCGCGGCATCCTGGAACGCAACGTGTCGTCCGAGCGACTGCGCAACGAGTTGGTGGGGATCACGCTGGTCCACGCCGGGTAG
- a CDS encoding biopolymer transporter ExbD: MERKSKASSEIPSSSLADMAFLLLIFFMVSTVFRKEQARDVEFPEAEATQKLDESRKDILHIWVEQSGDVWINDQLLPMEGVAPVVNGLYIESDQRLVPVLRADRDVPYRIMNALQEQLQNAGTVRVTFYTNLEQRMARARR; the protein is encoded by the coding sequence TTGGAACGAAAGTCCAAGGCCTCGAGCGAGATTCCCTCGTCCTCCCTGGCGGACATGGCCTTCCTGCTGCTGATCTTCTTCATGGTCAGCACGGTCTTCCGGAAGGAGCAGGCCAGGGACGTCGAGTTTCCGGAGGCGGAGGCCACGCAGAAGCTGGATGAGTCGCGCAAGGACATCCTGCACATCTGGGTGGAGCAAAGCGGCGACGTCTGGATCAACGACCAGCTGCTCCCCATGGAGGGCGTGGCCCCCGTGGTCAACGGGCTCTACATCGAGTCCGATCAGCGGCTCGTGCCGGTGCTGCGCGCGGATCGCGACGTACCGTATCGGATCATGAACGCACTGCAGGAGCAGTTGCAGAACGCAGGCACGGTTCGCGTGACGTTCTACACGAACCTCGAGCAACGCATGGCGCGCGCGCGGAGGTAG
- the folP gene encoding dihydropteroate synthase codes for MGGIALDRPVLMGVLNTTPDSFWHQSRSEGPEGALRQAEAMLEGGAAILDVGGESTRPGAEPVSPGEERRRVVPVVEALVRRFPGVHVSVDTVKGETARAALEAGAAAVNDVSGLRLDPTVADAVRDAGAGLILMHSRGAVADMATYELAAYGPDVVGEVIEELAVSLAEARGRGVPADAIALDPGLGFSKTTAHSVAVLRELERFAALGHAVVVGPSRKRFVGELAGGLPPELRLPGTIAACVVAYQRGARILRVHDVAEARRALDVAAALVDRTDL; via the coding sequence GTGGGCGGCATCGCGCTGGATCGCCCGGTGCTGATGGGCGTCCTGAACACAACCCCCGACTCGTTCTGGCATCAGAGCCGGTCCGAGGGGCCCGAGGGTGCGTTGCGCCAGGCCGAAGCCATGCTCGAGGGCGGCGCGGCGATCCTGGACGTGGGCGGCGAATCCACGCGCCCCGGGGCGGAGCCGGTGTCGCCCGGCGAGGAGCGCCGGCGGGTGGTTCCGGTCGTGGAGGCGTTGGTGAGGCGCTTCCCGGGCGTGCACGTGTCGGTGGACACGGTGAAGGGCGAGACGGCTCGGGCGGCGCTCGAGGCGGGGGCCGCGGCGGTGAACGATGTCTCCGGCCTGCGCCTGGACCCGACAGTGGCGGACGCCGTCCGGGACGCGGGCGCCGGGCTGATCCTCATGCACTCGCGCGGGGCGGTGGCGGACATGGCCACCTACGAGCTGGCCGCCTACGGGCCCGACGTCGTCGGCGAGGTCATTGAAGAGCTCGCGGTTTCCCTGGCGGAAGCCCGCGGGCGCGGGGTGCCCGCGGACGCCATCGCGCTGGACCCCGGGCTGGGCTTCTCCAAGACCACCGCGCACAGCGTCGCCGTACTGCGGGAGCTGGAGCGGTTCGCGGCGCTCGGACACGCGGTCGTGGTGGGCCCCAGCCGCAAGCGCTTCGTGGGCGAGCTGGCCGGAGGTTTGCCGCCGGAGCTGCGTTTGCCCGGGACCATAGCCGCCTGCGTGGTGGCGTATCAGCGTGGCGCCCGCATCTTGCGGGTGCACGACGTGGCGGAGGCCCGGCGGGCGCTGGACGTCGCCGCGGCGCTGGTCGATAGGACCGACCTGTGA